One stretch of Nakamurella alba DNA includes these proteins:
- a CDS encoding MIP/aquaporin family protein: MLLLLGCGVVATAILKSSKGEGGGWLLINFGWGLGVFAGVYVAFPTGAHLNPAVTVSQWIMGNIDGSQAVVYFLAEFLGAFIGAVLCWLAFKDHFDADEDPGKKLGVFSTGPAIRSYGWNVVTEVIATFVLIFVILISGGTPSGLGPLFVALLVVGIGASLGGPTGYAINPARDLGPRIAHAILPIKGKGSSDWGYAWVPVVAPIIGAILATLLYKAIDADSLIAQMSS; this comes from the coding sequence ATGCTGCTGCTGCTCGGATGCGGAGTCGTGGCCACCGCGATCCTGAAGTCCAGCAAGGGTGAGGGCGGCGGCTGGCTGCTCATCAACTTCGGCTGGGGCCTCGGCGTGTTCGCCGGCGTCTACGTCGCCTTCCCGACGGGTGCGCACCTCAACCCGGCGGTGACCGTCTCGCAGTGGATCATGGGCAACATCGACGGCAGCCAGGCGGTCGTCTACTTCCTGGCCGAGTTCCTCGGCGCCTTCATCGGCGCGGTGCTGTGCTGGTTGGCGTTCAAGGACCACTTCGACGCGGACGAGGACCCGGGCAAGAAGCTCGGGGTGTTCTCCACCGGGCCGGCGATCCGCAGCTACGGCTGGAACGTCGTCACAGAGGTCATCGCGACCTTCGTGCTGATCTTCGTCATCCTGATCTCCGGCGGCACCCCGTCCGGCCTCGGGCCGCTGTTCGTCGCCCTGCTCGTCGTCGGCATCGGCGCCTCGCTGGGTGGCCCCACGGGGTACGCCATCAACCCGGCCCGTGACCTCGGGCCGCGCATCGCGCACGCGATCCTGCCGATCAAGGGCAAGGGCTCCTCGGACTGGGGCTACGCCTGGGTCCCGGTCGTCGCCCCGATCATCGGCGCCATCCTCGCCACCCTGCTCTACAAGGCCATCGACGCGGACTCGCTGATCGCCCAGATGTCCTCCTGA
- a CDS encoding class III extradiol ring-cleavage dioxygenase family protein, which yields MIVGAVVAPHPPLLLPGVGGGTGGDELRDVRDRAVQAIRDLDRRGIDTWIVVGGVPAAATTTTNDGIPFAGIAPWPGRTGGSLPLSLAVGISLLDAAEVPGTVSLRGIPFDATPQDCQGAGSRIASVEGRCALLVLGDGSARRTKASPGDFDADAEGWDDIVDGALRTADTTALAALDPADADRFLAAGRAAWQVLAGAFAGGPAPTADGTCFTAPLGVAYWVTTWSPGDGPGQPS from the coding sequence ATGATCGTCGGCGCGGTGGTGGCCCCGCACCCGCCGTTGCTGCTGCCCGGCGTCGGCGGCGGCACCGGCGGTGACGAGCTCCGGGACGTGAGGGACCGTGCGGTGCAGGCGATCCGGGACCTCGACAGGCGGGGGATCGACACCTGGATCGTCGTCGGCGGGGTCCCCGCTGCCGCGACGACCACCACGAATGACGGGATCCCGTTCGCCGGCATCGCCCCGTGGCCCGGGCGCACGGGTGGCTCCCTGCCCCTCTCGCTGGCCGTCGGGATCTCGCTGCTGGACGCCGCCGAGGTGCCCGGAACTGTCTCTCTGCGGGGCATCCCGTTCGACGCGACACCACAGGACTGCCAGGGAGCCGGATCCCGGATCGCAAGTGTCGAAGGACGTTGTGCCCTCCTGGTTCTCGGTGACGGGTCCGCCCGCCGGACCAAGGCCTCACCGGGGGACTTCGATGCCGATGCCGAGGGCTGGGACGACATCGTGGACGGCGCACTGCGGACCGCCGACACCACCGCGCTGGCCGCGCTCGACCCCGCCGACGCGGACCGGTTCCTCGCCGCCGGCCGGGCCGCCTGGCAGGTGCTCGCCGGTGCGTTCGCCGGCGGACCGGCACCGACCGCGGACGGCACGTGTTTCACCGCACCGCTGGGCGTCGCCTACTGGGTGACCACCTGGTCACCCGGCGACGGGCCCGGTCAGCCGTCCTGA
- a CDS encoding DUF3039 domain-containing protein, with amino-acid sequence MGQSDVLERPDVDVSNTTDDDTPKMFHYVRKNKIAESAVTGNFVVALCGETFPVTKSPKPGSPVCPDCKKIYDQMKKG; translated from the coding sequence ATGGGACAGAGCGATGTGCTGGAGCGGCCGGACGTCGACGTCAGCAACACGACGGACGACGACACCCCGAAGATGTTCCACTACGTCCGGAAGAACAAGATCGCCGAGAGCGCGGTGACCGGGAACTTCGTGGTCGCCCTCTGCGGCGAGACCTTCCCGGTGACCAAGTCGCCGAAGCCCGGATCCCCGGTCTGCCCGGACTGCAAGAAGATCTACGACCAGATGAAGAAGGGCTGA
- a CDS encoding carbohydrate kinase family protein has protein sequence MNDPAPAAPTRPHVTVVGDVGLDVVTKLAGAIVFGHDTRAQVSVAPGGAGGNTAAWLARHDLDVSLIARVGADEAGRTARAELTAAGIDCLFAEDPVLATCCVVVLVAEDGDRTMLADRGANKAFSEADVVLPDIDLSTRRAHLHLSGYVLLDEGSRAAGLASLAAARAAGWTTSLDPQAATHIGTVGAATFLEWAHGVDLLLPNDAELAALGGVEMVLQHLKALVVTHGRHGASWYSADQRATVPAPQVHETDSTGAGDAFNAGLLASWLAGADPVDALRAGVLAGTAAAAAIGARPQDG, from the coding sequence GTGAACGACCCGGCACCGGCCGCACCGACCCGCCCGCACGTCACGGTGGTCGGTGACGTCGGCCTGGACGTGGTGACGAAACTGGCCGGGGCCATCGTGTTCGGTCACGACACCCGGGCGCAGGTCTCGGTGGCACCCGGCGGCGCGGGCGGCAACACCGCCGCCTGGCTGGCCCGGCACGACCTGGACGTGTCGCTGATCGCCCGGGTCGGCGCGGACGAAGCCGGCCGGACCGCGCGTGCGGAGCTGACTGCCGCCGGCATCGACTGCCTGTTCGCCGAGGACCCGGTACTCGCGACCTGCTGCGTGGTGGTGCTGGTGGCCGAGGACGGCGACCGCACGATGCTCGCCGACAGGGGTGCCAACAAGGCGTTCTCGGAGGCGGACGTGGTGCTGCCGGACATCGACCTGTCCACCCGCCGGGCACACCTGCACCTGTCCGGGTACGTGCTGCTGGACGAGGGGTCCCGGGCGGCCGGGCTGGCCTCGCTGGCCGCGGCCAGGGCCGCGGGCTGGACCACCTCGCTCGACCCGCAGGCCGCCACCCACATCGGCACCGTCGGCGCCGCGACCTTCCTGGAGTGGGCGCACGGGGTGGACCTGTTGCTGCCCAACGACGCGGAACTGGCCGCGCTCGGCGGGGTCGAGATGGTGCTGCAGCACCTGAAGGCGCTCGTGGTCACGCACGGCCGGCACGGCGCGTCCTGGTACTCCGCGGACCAGCGGGCCACCGTGCCCGCGCCGCAGGTGCACGAGACCGACTCCACCGGCGCGGGTGACGCCTTCAACGCCGGGCTGCTGGCCAGCTGGCTGGCCGGCGCCGACCCGGTCGACGCGCTGCGGGCCGGTGTGCTCGCCGGGACCGCCGCGGCCGCGGCGATCGGGGCCCGGCCTCAGGACGGCTGA
- the folP gene encoding dihydropteroate synthase, giving the protein MTGTQPVFGELLLRDRSVRPGELLVMAIVNRTPDSFYDRGATYAEQAALDRVRTVVGQGADLVDIGGVKAGYGRFVSVEEEIDRTAGFVARVRSEFPDLPISVDTWRHEVGRAVCEAGADVLNDAWGGHDPELAAVAAEFGAGIVCCHTGGLAPRTDPHRPQYDDLMGEVLAATTGLAERAVALGVDPRRVVIDPCHDFGKNTWHSLEVTRRLGEMAATGWPVLVSLSNKDFVGESLGAELPDRLPGTLAASAVSAWLGATIFRAHNVPETRMTLDMVATIRGDRPPVRAVRGLA; this is encoded by the coding sequence ATGACGGGGACGCAGCCGGTGTTCGGCGAACTGCTGCTCCGGGACCGGTCGGTGCGACCCGGTGAACTCCTGGTGATGGCGATCGTCAACCGCACCCCCGATTCCTTCTACGACCGCGGCGCCACCTATGCCGAACAGGCGGCGCTGGACCGGGTGCGCACCGTCGTCGGGCAGGGCGCCGACCTGGTGGACATCGGCGGGGTGAAGGCCGGCTACGGCCGGTTCGTCTCGGTGGAGGAGGAGATCGACCGCACCGCAGGCTTCGTCGCCCGGGTCCGGTCCGAGTTCCCCGACCTGCCGATCAGCGTGGACACCTGGCGGCACGAGGTCGGTCGCGCGGTCTGCGAGGCCGGCGCCGACGTGCTCAACGACGCCTGGGGCGGGCACGACCCGGAGCTGGCCGCCGTCGCCGCGGAGTTCGGCGCCGGCATCGTGTGCTGCCACACCGGCGGTCTCGCCCCCCGGACCGACCCGCACCGCCCGCAGTACGACGACCTGATGGGCGAGGTGCTCGCCGCCACCACGGGTCTCGCCGAACGCGCGGTGGCGCTGGGGGTGGATCCGCGGCGGGTGGTCATCGATCCCTGCCACGACTTCGGCAAGAACACGTGGCACTCGCTGGAGGTCACCCGCCGGCTGGGCGAGATGGCCGCGACGGGTTGGCCGGTGCTGGTGTCGTTGTCCAACAAGGACTTCGTCGGCGAGAGCCTCGGCGCCGAACTGCCCGACCGGCTGCCCGGGACGCTGGCCGCGTCCGCCGTCAGTGCCTGGCTCGGCGCGACGATCTTCCGCGCGCACAACGTCCCGGAGACCCGGATGACCCTCGACATGGTCGCCACCATCCGCGGCGACCGGCCGCCGGTCCGCGCCGTCCGGGGGTTGGCATGA
- the glpK gene encoding glycerol kinase GlpK: protein MSERYVAALDQGTTSTRCILFDRHGRMVSIAQREHRQHFPHPGWVEHDAAEIWSVVRKVVPQALADADVDPSQVIALGVTNQRETVVLWDRRTGQPVHRAVVWQDTRTVGLLEEIAREMSAEEIRRRTGLPLFSYFSGPKLRWIFERHPHLYERAVRGELMFGTMDSWIVWNLTGGVEGGRHVTDVTNASRTMLMDLDTLDWDDDLLDVMRVPRAVLPEIRSTMGTVGTTVAPVRGLPVAAVIGDQQASLFGQTAFEAGDAKCTFGTGSFLLLNTGETPIRSRHELITTVAHRAEGQPAVYALEGSTAVAGGLVQWCRDNLGLIRTPAEIETLAATVSDNGGCYVVPAFSGLFAPYWDPGAQGTIVGLTSYVSKGHIARAVLEATAWQTRDLVEAMNADAGVPARSLLVDGGMTGDNLLMQAVADALGIPVVRPIMAETVARGAAYAAGLTVGYWADRNVLKGQWQRAAEWHPQVAEDRRELEYRHWQHAVALAREWGRRTAADRRD, encoded by the coding sequence GTGAGCGAGCGGTACGTCGCCGCCCTGGACCAGGGCACCACCTCCACCCGTTGCATCCTGTTCGACCGGCACGGCCGGATGGTGTCCATCGCGCAGCGCGAGCACCGGCAGCATTTCCCGCACCCGGGCTGGGTGGAGCACGACGCCGCCGAGATCTGGTCGGTGGTGCGCAAGGTGGTGCCGCAGGCGCTGGCCGATGCCGACGTCGACCCGTCGCAGGTGATCGCGCTGGGTGTCACCAACCAGCGGGAGACGGTGGTGCTCTGGGACCGCCGCACCGGGCAGCCGGTGCACCGGGCGGTCGTCTGGCAGGACACCCGCACCGTCGGGCTGCTGGAGGAGATCGCCCGGGAGATGTCGGCGGAGGAGATCCGGCGCCGCACCGGGCTGCCGCTGTTCAGCTACTTCTCCGGACCGAAGCTCCGGTGGATCTTCGAACGCCACCCGCACCTGTACGAGCGGGCGGTCCGCGGCGAGCTGATGTTCGGCACGATGGACTCCTGGATCGTCTGGAACCTCACCGGCGGCGTGGAGGGCGGCCGGCACGTCACCGATGTGACCAATGCCAGCCGCACCATGCTGATGGACCTGGACACCCTGGACTGGGACGACGACCTGCTCGACGTCATGCGCGTGCCGCGCGCGGTGCTGCCGGAGATCCGGTCCACCATGGGCACCGTCGGCACCACCGTCGCTCCCGTCCGCGGGCTCCCGGTCGCCGCGGTGATCGGCGACCAGCAGGCGTCGCTGTTCGGGCAGACCGCCTTCGAGGCCGGCGACGCGAAGTGCACCTTCGGCACCGGCAGCTTCCTGCTGCTCAACACCGGGGAGACGCCGATCCGGTCCCGGCACGAGCTGATCACCACCGTCGCGCACCGCGCGGAGGGTCAGCCCGCGGTCTACGCGCTCGAGGGCTCGACGGCGGTGGCCGGCGGTCTGGTGCAGTGGTGCCGGGACAACCTCGGCCTGATCCGCACCCCGGCCGAGATCGAAACCCTCGCGGCCACGGTCTCCGACAACGGCGGCTGCTACGTGGTGCCCGCCTTCTCCGGGCTGTTCGCCCCGTACTGGGACCCGGGCGCCCAGGGCACCATCGTCGGCCTCACCTCCTACGTCTCCAAGGGGCACATCGCCCGGGCGGTACTGGAGGCGACCGCCTGGCAGACCCGCGATCTCGTCGAGGCGATGAACGCAGATGCCGGGGTGCCGGCCCGCTCGCTGCTGGTGGACGGCGGGATGACCGGCGACAACCTGCTCATGCAGGCGGTGGCCGACGCCCTCGGGATCCCGGTGGTGCGGCCGATCATGGCCGAGACCGTCGCCCGCGGTGCTGCCTACGCGGCCGGCCTCACCGTCGGGTACTGGGCCGACCGCAACGTCCTCAAGGGCCAGTGGCAGCGGGCCGCCGAGTGGCACCCGCAGGTGGCGGAGGACCGGCGGGAGCTCGAGTACCGGCACTGGCAGCACGCCGTCGCGCTGGCCCGGGAGTGGGGCCGGCGCACCGCCGCCGACCGCCGCGACTGA
- a CDS encoding DUF222 domain-containing protein has protein sequence MTTSGAVYVAADTFDPDSDLVVLADMLRQTARSASDNWERINHIRWLTQIAAVCAAEQARLTDQFARAKEAAVQPSSQRAKKELRSTTITEIGLARRESPSQARHHLGLADALSSAMPHLRACLDRGEISEHRAVLITRAASKLSPADRSRLDEKIAPDLPHLGDAETSEKANAIAYELDPELYAARRRKAVSDRRVSLTPAKDGMCWFSALLPAAQGLALHAHLQHFADLDTTDGDTRTRDQKLADELVRLGTGGNVFGCDEDGVPVNLGVRMEIRILMGERALLDDDSTAAYIEGYGPVPADLARKMVGASSQTWIRRLYTDPVTGRLDGMDQRRRDFPDSIKMFLQLRDRRCRTPWCDAPIRHFDHIVGYAIGGETSVENGEGTCAFCDINKAGKGWSYSRNVSDGVITVTTPTGHTYRSVEPSLPAPKPWPTAGVQCTCGAGVTAQ, from the coding sequence ATGACAACCTCCGGCGCGGTGTACGTTGCAGCCGACACCTTCGATCCCGACAGCGATCTCGTCGTGCTCGCCGACATGCTCCGACAGACGGCGCGGTCGGCCTCCGACAACTGGGAGCGGATCAACCACATCCGGTGGCTCACGCAGATCGCCGCGGTCTGCGCAGCGGAGCAGGCCCGGCTGACGGACCAGTTCGCCCGCGCCAAGGAGGCCGCGGTACAGCCGTCCAGCCAGCGCGCGAAGAAAGAACTCCGATCGACGACCATCACCGAGATCGGGCTGGCCAGACGGGAATCGCCGAGCCAGGCCCGGCACCACCTCGGACTCGCCGACGCGCTCAGCTCCGCGATGCCCCACCTCCGGGCCTGCCTGGACCGAGGCGAGATCAGCGAACACCGGGCAGTTCTCATCACCCGCGCGGCGTCGAAACTGTCACCCGCCGACCGCTCACGCCTCGACGAGAAGATCGCACCCGACCTCCCCCACCTCGGCGACGCGGAGACCTCCGAGAAGGCGAACGCAATCGCCTATGAACTGGATCCGGAATTGTACGCCGCTCGCCGCCGCAAGGCGGTCTCGGACCGGCGGGTCTCCCTCACCCCGGCCAAGGACGGCATGTGCTGGTTCTCCGCCCTCCTTCCGGCCGCCCAGGGTTTGGCGCTGCACGCACACCTGCAGCACTTCGCGGACCTGGACACCACCGACGGCGACACCCGCACCCGCGACCAGAAGCTGGCCGACGAACTGGTGCGTCTGGGCACCGGAGGGAACGTCTTCGGGTGCGACGAGGACGGAGTGCCCGTCAACCTCGGTGTCCGCATGGAGATCCGGATCCTGATGGGCGAGCGCGCCCTGCTGGACGACGACTCCACCGCCGCCTACATCGAGGGCTACGGTCCCGTCCCGGCCGATCTCGCCCGCAAGATGGTCGGCGCGAGCTCCCAGACCTGGATACGGCGGCTGTACACCGACCCGGTGACCGGTCGGCTGGACGGGATGGACCAACGCCGCCGGGACTTCCCCGACAGCATCAAGATGTTCCTCCAGCTGCGCGACCGGCGGTGCCGCACGCCGTGGTGCGATGCGCCGATCCGGCACTTCGACCACATCGTCGGCTACGCGATCGGCGGCGAGACCTCCGTCGAGAACGGGGAGGGCACCTGCGCGTTCTGCGACATCAACAAGGCGGGGAAGGGCTGGAGCTACAGCCGGAACGTCTCGGACGGCGTCATCACGGTGACCACCCCGACGGGGCACACCTACCGCTCCGTGGAGCCGTCGCTGCCCGCGCCGAAGCCGTGGCCGACCGCCGGCGTGCAGTGCACGTGCGGCGCAGGAGTCACCGCACAGTGA
- a CDS encoding Ig-like domain-containing protein, producing the protein MRKSVITGVLMALAVGGLGGMGAGVAVADVPDKPRGDLTGDGTVDRWEFEQVDSIFSTLTITPADSDGAFAGRTFVETVQTGSLNFEILMVLGQVRDDGSWQMFISYYPGFILQTMRRTVDDFVLEEDNGTGFPIYLAVDDTDGDGRDDRVIMESDQGNQAYATDIDGSGRMVRTYEVATYKTSTWIEPVEQSSTYGSPVEITFGTLEDEYGFYVSGVAQVLIDGKLYKNEPYDWLAEGYSGGTVRLPFLAPGEYDIEVRFPGSERALPSSASTTITVEKAPTTTALTITPSSPLAKQKTTVTITVKPNPTAGGAATGYVVVLVDWKNPKVIRLSGGKATTTLTFATKGKHTVQGGYSGDGFREPSGTVRTITVR; encoded by the coding sequence ATGCGCAAGTCGGTGATCACCGGAGTGCTGATGGCACTGGCCGTGGGCGGACTCGGCGGAATGGGTGCCGGCGTCGCCGTGGCCGACGTGCCGGACAAGCCGCGCGGGGACCTGACCGGCGACGGCACCGTCGACAGGTGGGAGTTCGAGCAGGTCGACTCCATTTTCAGCACTCTGACCATCACGCCTGCGGACTCCGATGGAGCATTCGCCGGAAGGACTTTCGTCGAGACGGTTCAAACGGGATCTCTGAACTTCGAAATCTTGATGGTGCTCGGTCAGGTGCGTGACGACGGGTCTTGGCAGATGTTCATCAGCTACTACCCGGGCTTCATCCTGCAGACGATGCGGAGGACGGTCGATGACTTCGTCCTGGAGGAGGACAACGGCACCGGGTTCCCGATCTACTTGGCTGTGGACGACACCGATGGTGATGGACGCGACGACCGAGTGATTATGGAAAGTGATCAGGGCAATCAGGCCTACGCCACTGATATCGACGGATCCGGTCGCATGGTGCGGACCTACGAGGTGGCGACCTACAAGACCAGCACTTGGATCGAGCCGGTGGAGCAGTCGTCGACTTACGGCTCGCCCGTAGAGATCACGTTCGGCACCCTCGAAGACGAATACGGGTTCTACGTCAGCGGCGTTGCGCAGGTCCTTATCGATGGGAAGCTCTATAAGAACGAACCGTACGACTGGCTGGCAGAGGGGTACTCCGGCGGCACCGTTCGCCTCCCTTTCCTGGCCCCCGGCGAATACGACATCGAAGTCAGGTTCCCTGGCAGCGAACGGGCGCTCCCCAGTTCCGCCTCCACGACCATCACCGTCGAGAAGGCCCCCACCACCACAGCTCTGACCATCACCCCGTCCTCCCCGCTGGCGAAGCAGAAGACCACCGTCACCATCACCGTGAAGCCGAACCCCACTGCCGGCGGCGCAGCTACTGGGTACGTGGTGGTGCTGGTGGACTGGAAGAACCCGAAGGTCATCAGGCTCAGCGGCGGGAAGGCAACGACCACGCTGACTTTCGCGACGAAGGGCAAGCACACGGTGCAGGGCGGCTACAGCGGGGACGGGTTCCGGGAGCCGAGCGGCACGGTCCGCACCATCACCGTCCGCTGA
- the glpK gene encoding glycerol kinase GlpK: protein MADQYVIAVDQGTTSTRAMIFNHEGRVVAVDQMEHQQIFPKAGWVEHDATEIWNNTREVVAGALAKADLTKDAIAAVGITNQRETALVWDRTTGKPVYNAIVWQDTRTDAICQQLGALGGGQERYKDKVGLPLATYFSGPKVRWVLDNVEGAREKAEAGDLVFGNMDTWVLWNMTGGVDGGLHVTDPTNASRTLLMDLRTLSWDADIAADMGIPMSMLPEIRSSSEVYGTVRAQGVLAGVPIAGILGDQQAATFGQACLSPGEAKNTYGTGNFMLINTGTELVPSKNGLLTTVCYKIGEQDTIYALEGSIAVTGSLVQWVRDNLGLIAAAPDIEDLAKSVEDNGGAYFVPAFSGLFAPHWRSDARGAIVGLTRYVNKGHIARAVLEATAFQSREVLDAMNADSGVDLTALKVDGGMVVNETLMQFQADILGVPVIRPVVAETTALGAAYAAGLAVGYWDSEEDIRTNWAEDKRWEPQMDAAQREKLYAKWRKAVTKTLDWVEEDD, encoded by the coding sequence ATGGCTGACCAGTACGTGATCGCAGTCGACCAGGGCACCACCTCCACCCGCGCGATGATCTTCAACCACGAGGGCCGGGTGGTGGCCGTCGACCAGATGGAGCACCAGCAGATCTTCCCGAAGGCCGGCTGGGTCGAGCACGACGCCACCGAGATCTGGAACAACACCCGCGAGGTGGTGGCCGGGGCGCTGGCCAAGGCGGATCTCACCAAGGACGCCATCGCCGCGGTCGGCATCACCAACCAGCGGGAGACCGCCCTGGTCTGGGACCGCACCACCGGCAAGCCCGTCTACAACGCCATCGTCTGGCAGGACACCCGGACCGACGCGATCTGTCAGCAGCTCGGCGCGCTGGGCGGCGGGCAGGAGCGGTACAAGGACAAGGTCGGCCTGCCGCTGGCGACCTATTTCTCCGGACCCAAGGTCCGCTGGGTGCTCGACAACGTCGAGGGTGCCCGGGAGAAGGCCGAAGCCGGCGATCTGGTGTTCGGCAACATGGACACCTGGGTGCTGTGGAACATGACCGGCGGGGTGGACGGCGGACTGCACGTCACCGACCCGACCAACGCCTCCCGGACCCTGCTGATGGACCTGCGCACGCTGAGCTGGGACGCCGACATCGCCGCCGACATGGGCATCCCGATGTCGATGCTGCCGGAGATCCGCTCCTCCTCCGAGGTATACGGAACGGTGCGGGCACAGGGCGTGCTGGCAGGGGTGCCGATCGCCGGCATCCTCGGCGACCAGCAGGCGGCCACCTTCGGCCAGGCCTGCCTCTCCCCCGGCGAGGCCAAGAACACCTACGGCACCGGCAACTTCATGCTGATCAACACCGGCACGGAGCTGGTGCCCAGCAAGAACGGCCTGCTCACCACCGTCTGCTACAAGATCGGTGAGCAGGACACGATCTACGCGCTGGAGGGTTCCATCGCGGTGACCGGGTCGCTGGTGCAGTGGGTGCGGGACAACCTGGGCCTGATCGCTGCGGCGCCGGACATCGAGGACCTCGCGAAGTCGGTGGAGGACAACGGTGGTGCGTACTTCGTGCCGGCGTTCTCCGGCCTCTTCGCACCGCACTGGCGGTCGGACGCGCGGGGCGCGATCGTGGGACTCACCCGGTACGTCAACAAGGGTCACATCGCCCGGGCGGTGCTGGAGGCAACGGCCTTCCAGAGCCGGGAGGTGCTGGATGCGATGAACGCCGACTCCGGCGTGGATCTCACCGCGCTGAAGGTCGACGGCGGCATGGTCGTCAACGAGACCCTGATGCAGTTCCAGGCCGACATCCTCGGTGTGCCCGTCATCCGCCCGGTGGTCGCCGAGACCACCGCGCTCGGCGCCGCCTACGCCGCCGGCCTGGCCGTCGGCTATTGGGACTCCGAGGAGGACATCCGCACCAACTGGGCCGAGGACAAGCGCTGGGAGCCGCAGATGGACGCCGCGCAGCGCGAGAAGCTCTACGCCAAGTGGCGCAAGGCCGTCACCAAGACCCTGGACTGGGTGGAGGAGGACGACTGA
- a CDS encoding IclR family transcriptional regulator: MPGTVQSVERAAAMLQLLAAEDEPLGLVQIADALGLAKGTAHGLLRTLAEVGFVDQEPGSNRYRVAPDLFRLGAPKLDLNEIRARALNWTDALAARTGESAWLAAFRDRHAVIAHHVFRAGGGSQVLATGTEIPLHATALGKVLLAFDPGAARSQVGVTPDAFTRTTVIDRTGVLRMLAGVRDQGWAAEVDEYRPGTAGIASPVRERGGYVVASVGITGAVDRICDERSRPRGALVTEVQRAARSISREFGHGRTE, translated from the coding sequence GTGCCGGGAACCGTGCAGTCGGTGGAGCGCGCCGCCGCGATGCTGCAGTTGCTGGCCGCCGAGGACGAGCCGCTCGGCCTGGTCCAGATCGCCGATGCGCTGGGCCTGGCCAAGGGCACTGCCCACGGCCTGCTGCGCACCCTGGCCGAGGTCGGTTTCGTCGACCAGGAGCCCGGCAGCAACCGGTACCGGGTGGCGCCGGACCTGTTCCGGCTCGGCGCGCCGAAGCTCGATCTCAACGAGATCCGTGCCCGCGCACTGAACTGGACCGATGCGCTGGCCGCCCGCACCGGGGAATCCGCGTGGCTGGCCGCCTTCCGCGACCGGCACGCGGTGATCGCCCATCACGTGTTCCGGGCCGGCGGCGGATCCCAGGTGCTGGCGACCGGTACCGAGATCCCCCTGCACGCCACCGCTCTCGGCAAGGTGCTGCTGGCCTTCGACCCGGGTGCCGCGCGCAGTCAGGTGGGTGTCACCCCGGATGCCTTCACCCGGACGACGGTGATCGACCGGACGGGTGTGCTCCGCATGCTGGCCGGGGTGCGCGATCAGGGGTGGGCCGCCGAGGTGGACGAGTACCGGCCCGGCACCGCCGGTATCGCGTCGCCGGTCCGGGAACGCGGCGGCTACGTGGTCGCCTCGGTCGGGATCACCGGCGCAGTGGACCGGATCTGCGACGAACGGTCCCGGCCGCGCGGCGCGCTGGTCACCGAGGTGCAGCGGGCGGCCCGGTCCATCTCCCGGGAGTTCGGCCACGGGAGGACGGAGTGA